CGGCGGAAAGAAGCTCGGCCCGGGCCCGGGAAAGGGCCGCCCGATCCCGAAATCCTTTAAAAATATTGAAGTTCACCTCGGCCATTAAAGTATAGGCCTCTCCGTCGGCCCCTCCGGTGAGGGGGTCTTCGGCGTTGGTTTCGTAAATCCCCTTGAGATTCACCGAGGGCAGAAACCGCCAGCGGGCCTCCTTGACCGCCAGCCGGGCCTGACGCACCCGGGCCTCCTCCACCCGCAGGTCCGGACGCCACCTCTGGGCGGCGCAAAGCCAAACCTTCTCTGTTGTGGTCTCCGGAATCCTAAAAGAAGAGGGCTTCTCTAGATCCCAGCGGGTCTCAAGGGGGGTCCCTAAGACCAGGTTCAGGGCCGAAAGGGCCACCCGCAGGTCGTGCCGCCCGGCCTCGAGGTCCCTTTCCTGGCGAGCCAGAAAGACCCGGGCCTCAAGGAGATCCGACTTAAGGGCCCGGCCGGCCCGAAAACGACTCTCCACCACCTGGAGATTTTCCCGCGCGGTGCGTACGGCCTCCTCTAGTACCTGCACCCGCTCTTCGGCCAGAAGGGCCTCGAGGTAGGTCCGTTCCACCTCGAAAAGGACCCGTTCCCTTACGGCCTCCAGGTAATCTTCGGCCTGGGCCAGGGAAAGACGTGCCCGGCGAAGGCCCAAGATCTCCCGGCCCTGGTTGAAGATGGGCTGAGTAAGCACGAACTGGGTCTGCCAGTTGGTATAGTCCACGGGATGATTGAGGTGATCCAGGTAAAAATCCTCGGCCTTGAAGTTCTTCTGGGCCAGCTTGTAGGAGAAGACCTGCACGGGGCTGTCCGTGCGGGCGTAGACTAGACGGAGGTCTATACGAGGAAGGAAGGCCCCCCGGGCCTCCTTTACCCCGGCCCGGGCCGCGGCCACCTCCTCCCGCGCCGCCTTGATCAGGGGATTCTGCGCTAGAGCCAATTGACGGGCCTTCTCTAGGGTGAGGGGCTCGGCGGCCGCGAGCCCCACCCACCAGAGGACCATCCCCAAGGCCCAGAAGATCCTCCACATAGCACCCTCCACTATAAGGACCTTTCCCCTTCCTGGCAAGGGGGGTTTGCCTCGCGATCTCTACCAATCTTTCTCTTTCTTTTTCTTTCGGGCCTCTTTCCAGGGAAGACGCTTCTTTTTTCCGCGGGTGAGTTTACGCCAGGGGACTTCGGTATCCGGGCGGAAGGGGATGATGGGTTCGGGTTCGGGCTCCGGCTCTTGGGATTTGGGGGCGTAGCGGGCCCGAAACTTTTCGTCCACCCGGGGTCCTTTGAGGGCCGCGGGTGGAAGCCAGGCCGAAAGATAGAGTTTCTCGAGGAAACGCAGAAAGATCGCCCCCTCCCTTGCGGCCCGGAGGGGATCTACCTCCACCAGAAGGGCTCCTCGTCTGCGGGCCAGGCGCTCGGCCAGATCCCTCTCCGGGCTCATCAGGGCCGGCTGCGGGTTGCGCCAGCCCTCCTCGGAGACCCGGATCCAGGCCCGGGGCTTTACCGGAAGCCAGAGCCTTTGGGGGAGGTCTTCGGTATAGGCCGGGGCCCCGTAGTGTCGGGTGCGGGCCCTCACCCTCCCGGCCTCCGGGAGATACTCAAAGGTTTCCCGGCCAAAGACCTCCAGGGCTACCTCCAGCTCCCGGCGTCTTACTCCCCGGAAACCCTCGGTCTCGCTCAGGGCCTGATGAAGATCTTTGAGCTTTACAAAACCGGATTCATCTGGTATGAGCCCAAACTCGTCCGGCCGCCAGGCCAGGATATAAGAAACCATCTTAAGAAGCGCCTGCGGTTTCATGAGCCCGAAGAATGCTTAACATTTTAAAAGGGCTTGTCAATGACCGAAAGGTTTGTTATAAACTATAAGTTCATACGGAAAGGGTGGTGAGATCCTATGAGTACCCGTAAGGAGCTTGAGAAAAAGCTACTGGAGATGGGGAAGGAGGGGGCCATCACCTACGAGGCCCTCAACGAGATCCTTCCGGAAAACTATGACGATCCGGAGAAGATCGAGGAGATCTTTGATTTTCTTTCCCGGAACAACATCGAGATCCTGGACGAAAAACAACTTTATGAAAAGGAAGAGTGGGTAGAAAAGGAGGCCCAGAAGAAGATCCAGGAGCTTTCCACGCTTTCGGAGACGGAGCTGGAGCCCTCGGAGGAGCCCGAGCCCACCACTGAGTCGGAGGAGGTCACCAGCCTCTATCTCAAGGAGATGGGTAAATACCCCCTCCTTACCCCGGAAAGGGAGGCGGAGCTTTCCAAGATCATTCGGGGCGGCTTTTATGCCATCGTGGAGGCCTTTGAGAACTTCCCGGAGGATCTTCCCGAGATTCGGGCCATGAAGGAAGAAATCGCCCTCTGGCGCAAGCGGGATCCGGGGCTCAAGCCCAAAAAGAGCCTTCTCAATATTCTGGTGAAAAAGGCCCGGGAACTTTCCGCCAGGTATCCGGATCATCCTCAGGTCCAGGACCTCCGCCGCCTGGTGGAGGAAAAGGCCGCGGAGATCGAGGCCGCCAAGGACGAAATGGTCAAGGCCAATCTGCGCCTGGTGGTCTCCATTGCCAAACGATATATCGGGCAGGGGCTTCCCCTCTCCGACCTCATTCAGGAAGGGAATCTGGGGCTTATGCGGGCGGTCTTTCGTTTTGACTACCGCAAAGGGAATAAGTTCAGCACCTATGCCTCCTGGTGGATCCGTCAGGCCATAACCCGGGCCATTCTGGACAAGACCCGCACCATTCGCCTTCCGGTACACTTTCTGGAGTTACGCAGCCAGTTCTTCAAGGCCTTCTACGAGTTGGTCAAGGAACTGGGGCGAGAGCCTACTCCGGCAGAGCTCTCCGAGCGTACAGGCCTTCCCCAGGAGAAGATCCTCACCATCTTTGAGGCCTCGAGAGAGCCGGTCTCCCTGGAACTGCCCATCGGCGATGAGGACAGCACCCTGGGAGACTTCATCGAGAACAAGGACAGTCCCTCCCCTTATGAAGAGGTCAAGGACCGGGATCTTTCCGAAAAGATCCGCAGTCTCCTTTCCACGCTCTCTCCCCGGGAGGAAAAGATCATTCGCCTGCGCTTCGGGATCGGGGAGGAGGGTGAATATACCCTGGAGGAGATCGGCAAGCGCTTCGGGGTCTCTCGGGAGCGCATCCGGCAGATCGAAAAAAAAGCCCTCTCCCGGCTGCGCCAGATGACCGAACAGGAAAACATCAAGTACAAGGAGAAGTAAGTGCTCCGGCGGCTCCTTTTAGCGCTCCTTGTTCTGGCCCTCGCCTTTCCCCTTTGGGCCTTGAATTATACCGATCTTTATCCTTATCTGCCGGAGCTTCCGGGTTTTAAGGCCTCAGAGCCCACGGGCATGAAGGTGGCCACTCCGGGTGGGGAGATGGTGAGTGCGGAAAGAAACTATGAGGCCGGGCCCCGCAGACTCACCGCCCGCATCTTGATGGGGCAGATGGCCGCGGGCCTCTGGTTCCCCTTCGCCATGCAGATCTCCTACGATACTCCGGAGGAAAAGCTGGAATCCCTCAAGATCGAGGGGCTTCCGGCCAAAAGAATTACCCACAAAAAGAGCCCCGGAGGGACCCTCCTGGTCCTCCTTTCCCGAGAAAAGACTGCCCTCCCGGCCCTTTTTATGCTGGAATGTCAGGGGATGGTCCCGGCCGAGGTGGAGCCTCTCCTCAAACACTTTCGTCTTTCGGAGCTGGCCCGCAAGCTTAACCCCTGAGGGCTTCGGCCAGATGGTGCAAGAGTTCCCGGGGATGGGCATAACTTTCCTTTTGGGCGGCAATTTCTGAGAGTTCGCGGTCTTTTACCCTTAAGCCCGAGAGTCTTTCGGCCACCTGGGCTCCGGAAGCCGGAAAATGGAGCCCTTTGATCCGGGCCAGGACCTCGGCCGGCCAGCCCACCCCCAGGATCTTGGCCCCTTCCTCAATAACACTGGAAAAGAAGATCAGGGCGTCCCGGCCTTCCTTGATTTCCCGATAGGCCATCTTGGCCAGTCCGCCTGCGGTGTGGGCCTTGGGAGTCTTCTCCTGGAGTTCCCCCTCCAGTTTCATCATCACCAGTTCCGGGTCGGCACGCAGGATGTTGCGTACCGTCTGGCGGGTGAGCCCCAGGAAGGCGGCGATGTCGTCCTCGGTCTTGA
This portion of the Thermosulfurimonas marina genome encodes:
- a CDS encoding TolC family protein; translated protein: MWRIFWALGMVLWWVGLAAAEPLTLEKARQLALAQNPLIKAAREEVAAARAGVKEARGAFLPRIDLRLVYARTDSPVQVFSYKLAQKNFKAEDFYLDHLNHPVDYTNWQTQFVLTQPIFNQGREILGLRRARLSLAQAEDYLEAVRERVLFEVERTYLEALLAEERVQVLEEAVRTARENLQVVESRFRAGRALKSDLLEARVFLARQERDLEAGRHDLRVALSALNLVLGTPLETRWDLEKPSSFRIPETTTEKVWLCAAQRWRPDLRVEEARVRQARLAVKEARWRFLPSVNLKGIYETNAEDPLTGGADGEAYTLMAEVNFNIFKGFRDRAALSRARAELLSAEARLRQYRREVSHQVTEALSALSTARKQVEVTEKSVAQAEEGLRLIQKRYAAGLALLVELQQAETALKRARLMHLEALYHLRLAAARLRFVSGLMGRKPTPAEACHEKP
- a CDS encoding sigma-70 family RNA polymerase sigma factor: MSTRKELEKKLLEMGKEGAITYEALNEILPENYDDPEKIEEIFDFLSRNNIEILDEKQLYEKEEWVEKEAQKKIQELSTLSETELEPSEEPEPTTESEEVTSLYLKEMGKYPLLTPEREAELSKIIRGGFYAIVEAFENFPEDLPEIRAMKEEIALWRKRDPGLKPKKSLLNILVKKARELSARYPDHPQVQDLRRLVEEKAAEIEAAKDEMVKANLRLVVSIAKRYIGQGLPLSDLIQEGNLGLMRAVFRFDYRKGNKFSTYASWWIRQAITRAILDKTRTIRLPVHFLELRSQFFKAFYELVKELGREPTPAELSERTGLPQEKILTIFEASREPVSLELPIGDEDSTLGDFIENKDSPSPYEEVKDRDLSEKIRSLLSTLSPREEKIIRLRFGIGEEGEYTLEEIGKRFGVSRERIRQIEKKALSRLRQMTEQENIKYKEK
- a CDS encoding bacterio-opsin activator; protein product: MPIVVGAEEIKERDVDAQALRVFLKALEILGGPRKLIELRNLTWVTSLMEAAYAVVLAEETFKTEDDIAAFLGLTRQTVRNILRADPELVMMKLEGELQEKTPKAHTAGGLAKMAYREIKEGRDALIFFSSVIEEGAKILGVGWPAEVLARIKGLHFPASGAQVAERLSGLRVKDRELSEIAAQKESYAHPRELLHHLAEALRG